One Nostoc sp. UHCC 0302 DNA window includes the following coding sequences:
- a CDS encoding AAA family ATPase: MSINITNYKLIKIIYDDSTICLYRALKEPDQTLVIIKTIKSEYPTIEQLAQLRHEYEILRDLDIEGVIKPLALESYQNGVALIFSDFEGEPLKNFINNVNFKLSNFLQIAIKLTSTLAQLHDNKIIHKDIKPESILINLEKTEIKIINFSISSRLLKESQIVSNPNLLEGTLPYISPEQTGRMNRSIDYRTDFYSLGVTFYEVLTGQLPFQATEPLELIHCHIAKIPVSPKVLNTDIPQTVSDIVIKLLAKTAEERYQSALGLKADLEFVYKILQTSSHVEKLIIGQLDTYSQFLIPQKLYGREKEVATLIDAFKRISQGSAETVLVTGYSGVGKSSLVNEIHKSIVSKRGYFISGKFDQFKRNIPYNSVIQAFQDLARQLLTENAEQIAIWKTKLLTALGANGQIIIDVIPEIAKIIGEQPNVPQLGITESQNRFNRIFQQFIHIFCQRKHPLVIFLDDLQWADSASLRLLQILMTNIDSKYLLLIGAYRNNEVNSTHQLILTLEEIKKSGATVNNIVLQPLQIFDVNELVSETLHADHIKSQPLAELVFNKTQGNPFFLTQLLKSLYQENLLFFNFSKGYWQWNIEQLKDIEITDNVVELMVGQIQKLLPKTQNVLRLAACIGDKFTLDTLSIVNQKSLSETAKDLWEALQTGLILPLDKSYKIPLVLSSYQEEEVAINQEGLTVVYKFLHDRVQQAAYSLIPNYQKNETHLRIGKLLLKNSVLEEQKQNIFALVNHLNYGINLLILETEKYELAELNLIAGQKAKAAAAYESAIRYLKVGLELLATNSWQNQYKLTLVLYESAVETAYLKGDFEQMEKWATVVLKQAKIPKDKMKVYEVKIQACMAQVRQLEAFQVGLQALELLGVKLPESPSASEIEQTLSQTAANLTGKSIEDLLNLPLMIEGDKLAAMRMLMSMGSPTYQAAPTLFPLVVCEQVNLSIKYGNAPFSAYGYVCYGVLLNGIIQDIDSAYKFGKLSLSLVERFNVLEHKTSVFYVAGACTMHGKVHAKETLPILEDAYSSGLENGQFEYGCYAAAQKCQHLYFLGQELAKLEQEMATVGDAFAQLKQENALIWNKIFHQSVINLQKQSVNPCYLLGEVYNEDESLPLLQKANARTILQYFYLNKLILCYLFREYEEASENAVQAEQYLDGVKAFLVVPTFYFYDSLAQLGIYPLSSPTQQEDILNKIINNQEKMQNWAAHAPMNFQHKYDLVEAEKARLLGQYWQAMEYYDRAIAGAKEQGYIQEEALANELAAKFHFEHGREKLAQTYLTDAYYGYILWGAMAKVRDLEVSYPHIFSQIPNLTTKNLGLNRTISSTTGDSGVFDLAAVVKASQALSGEIVLDKLLAKLMQILLETAGAKTGFLILEKAGRLFIEASRDYGQDEINVQQSTPVEFSQLLPISVINYVQRTHDNVVLNNATNEGVFTADNYIINYKPKSLLCTPIVNQGKLIGILYLENNLTVGAFTPERLEVLQLLSSQAAIAIENARLYNNLEESNRTLEAKVQERTLELQEKNLQLQKEIHERQQAQEVAAAANRAKSEFLANMSHELRTPLNGILGYAQIFQKDKNLTEQQKNGVNIIHQCGEHLLTLINDILDISKIEARKMELEAKEFNFTEFLQSIGEICQIRAEQKGVNLIYQQVSTLPTIIRADEKRLRQVLINLISNAVKFTEKGSITFKVGYQQEKLRFEVEDTGIGIATDKLEEIFLPFKQVGENSQKTEGTGLGLAISRQLVAMMGGELKVKSTLGKGSIFWLDLDLPEISQPNYVPNANEFNIISFVGSKRKVLVADDKWANRSILVIILKTLGFEVLEATDGLDALNKAQEFQPDVILMDLVMSVMDGFEATRRLRKLPDFKEVVVIAISASVFDFDKQQSREVGCDDFIAKPVQVAELLEKLRLHLGIEWVYEEQSHQEQVEMPNITLLQTQGEVKAATSGDVNFGNLLVAPPPEELKILLDLAMRGDLRGIAQRAVELAELDGQLVPFATHLRLLAKSFKGKQILEFLKNY; this comes from the coding sequence TACCGAACTGACTTTTACTCATTAGGTGTTACTTTCTATGAAGTGCTAACTGGACAATTGCCCTTTCAAGCTACTGAGCCTTTAGAATTAATTCATTGCCACATAGCTAAAATACCAGTTTCGCCAAAAGTACTCAATACAGATATTCCTCAAACAGTTTCTGATATTGTCATAAAATTATTGGCTAAAACTGCTGAAGAACGATATCAAAGCGCTTTAGGGTTAAAAGCAGATTTAGAATTTGTATACAAGATATTACAAACTTCTTCTCATGTTGAAAAATTGATTATTGGTCAGCTTGATACCTACAGCCAATTTCTCATTCCTCAAAAACTTTATGGTCGTGAAAAAGAAGTTGCTACTTTGATAGATGCTTTTAAACGAATCAGCCAGGGGTCGGCTGAGACAGTCTTAGTAACTGGTTACTCAGGTGTTGGGAAATCTTCCTTAGTCAATGAAATTCATAAATCTATTGTCAGCAAACGGGGTTATTTTATTTCTGGTAAATTTGACCAATTTAAGCGAAATATTCCTTATAATTCCGTGATTCAAGCATTTCAAGACTTGGCACGACAGCTCCTCACAGAGAATGCTGAACAGATAGCTATATGGAAAACAAAACTCTTAACAGCTTTAGGAGCAAATGGTCAGATTATTATTGATGTTATTCCCGAAATTGCAAAAATTATTGGAGAACAGCCAAATGTTCCTCAATTAGGAATAACTGAATCACAAAACCGTTTTAATCGAATATTTCAACAATTTATTCATATATTTTGCCAGCGCAAACATCCACTAGTAATATTTTTAGATGACTTACAATGGGCAGATTCAGCCTCATTAAGGTTACTCCAAATCTTGATGACTAATATAGATAGCAAATATTTGTTATTAATTGGAGCATATCGTAATAACGAAGTTAATTCAACCCATCAATTAATATTAACTTTGGAAGAAATTAAAAAATCTGGTGCAACTGTCAATAATATTGTCCTTCAGCCTTTACAAATTTTTGATGTCAATGAATTAGTTAGTGAGACCCTCCATGCTGATCATATAAAGTCACAACCACTAGCTGAATTAGTATTTAATAAAACTCAAGGAAATCCTTTCTTCTTAACCCAGCTACTTAAATCATTGTATCAAGAAAACTTATTGTTTTTTAATTTTAGTAAGGGTTACTGGCAGTGGAATATTGAGCAGCTAAAAGACATAGAAATTACTGATAATGTTGTTGAATTGATGGTTGGTCAGATTCAGAAGCTGTTGCCAAAGACGCAAAATGTTTTAAGATTAGCTGCTTGTATTGGGGATAAATTTACCTTAGATACTTTAAGTATTGTTAACCAAAAGTCTTTGTCGGAAACAGCTAAAGATTTGTGGGAAGCTTTACAAACAGGTTTAATCTTACCTTTAGATAAATCTTATAAAATTCCTCTTGTTCTGAGCAGTTATCAAGAAGAAGAAGTAGCAATTAACCAAGAAGGTTTAACAGTAGTTTATAAGTTTTTACACGATAGAGTACAGCAAGCAGCCTATTCTCTTATTCCTAATTACCAGAAAAATGAGACTCACTTGAGAATAGGCAAATTGCTACTAAAAAACAGTGTACTGGAAGAACAAAAACAAAACATATTTGCTTTAGTTAATCACCTAAATTACGGTATAAATTTACTTATCTTAGAAACAGAAAAATATGAATTGGCTGAACTCAATCTCATAGCAGGTCAAAAAGCAAAAGCAGCAGCAGCGTATGAGTCTGCTATACGTTACTTAAAAGTTGGTTTGGAGTTATTAGCAACAAATAGCTGGCAGAATCAGTACAAATTGACATTAGTACTCTATGAGTCAGCAGTAGAAACAGCTTACCTTAAAGGTGATTTTGAGCAGATGGAAAAATGGGCAACAGTTGTCCTAAAACAGGCAAAAATCCCTAAAGACAAAATGAAAGTTTATGAGGTCAAAATTCAAGCTTGTATGGCGCAAGTCAGACAACTCGAAGCTTTTCAGGTTGGGTTACAAGCACTGGAACTGCTGGGGGTTAAGTTACCAGAGTCGCCTAGCGCCTCAGAAATTGAGCAAACACTATCTCAAACGGCGGCAAATTTAACTGGCAAGAGTATTGAAGACTTGCTTAACCTACCGTTAATGATAGAGGGAGATAAACTGGCAGCCATGAGGATGTTAATGAGTATGGGTTCTCCTACCTATCAAGCTGCACCTACCCTGTTTCCACTGGTTGTGTGTGAACAAGTCAATTTATCTATTAAATATGGTAATGCACCTTTCTCAGCCTACGGTTATGTTTGTTACGGTGTACTTTTAAATGGAATAATTCAGGACATTGATTCGGCTTACAAATTTGGCAAGTTATCTTTAAGTTTGGTGGAACGGTTCAATGTTTTAGAACATAAAACAAGTGTGTTTTATGTTGCGGGGGCGTGTACAATGCATGGAAAAGTCCATGCTAAAGAAACGCTGCCAATTTTAGAAGATGCTTACTCTAGCGGACTGGAAAACGGACAGTTTGAATATGGTTGCTATGCCGCGGCACAAAAATGCCAACATTTATATTTTCTAGGACAGGAACTAGCAAAACTTGAACAAGAAATGGCAACAGTTGGTGATGCCTTTGCTCAACTAAAGCAGGAAAACGCTTTAATTTGGAATAAAATTTTTCACCAGTCAGTTATTAATTTGCAAAAACAGTCTGTTAATCCATGCTATTTATTGGGTGAAGTATACAACGAAGATGAATCATTACCGCTGCTTCAGAAAGCTAATGCTAGAACTATACTTCAATACTTTTATCTTAACAAACTTATCCTTTGTTATTTATTTAGAGAATATGAAGAAGCATCGGAAAATGCAGTTCAAGCCGAGCAGTATTTAGATGGTGTTAAAGCATTTTTGGTTGTGCCTACCTTCTATTTCTATGATTCTTTAGCACAACTGGGAATTTACCCATTATCATCACCCACACAGCAAGAAGATATCTTAAATAAAATAATTAATAACCAAGAAAAAATGCAAAATTGGGCAGCCCATGCTCCAATGAATTTTCAACATAAGTATGATTTGGTAGAAGCAGAGAAAGCGCGATTATTAGGTCAATATTGGCAAGCGATGGAATATTATGACCGAGCTATTGCTGGAGCTAAGGAGCAAGGATACATCCAAGAAGAAGCGCTAGCAAATGAACTAGCAGCAAAGTTTCATTTTGAGCATGGCAGAGAAAAGCTGGCTCAAACCTATCTGACAGATGCTTATTATGGATATATTCTCTGGGGAGCAATGGCAAAAGTCAGAGATTTAGAAGTAAGCTATCCTCATATTTTTTCTCAGATACCGAATCTAACAACTAAAAATTTAGGGTTGAATCGGACAATTAGCTCTACAACAGGTGATTCTGGAGTTTTTGACTTAGCAGCAGTCGTGAAAGCTTCTCAAGCTCTTTCTGGAGAAATCGTTTTAGACAAATTATTAGCAAAATTAATGCAAATTTTGTTAGAAACTGCTGGTGCAAAAACAGGATTTTTAATTTTAGAAAAAGCTGGGCGTTTATTCATAGAAGCTTCAAGAGATTACGGGCAAGATGAGATAAACGTGCAGCAATCGACGCCTGTAGAATTTAGTCAACTTTTACCAATATCTGTGATTAATTATGTACAAAGGACTCATGATAATGTTGTACTAAACAATGCAACTAATGAAGGCGTTTTTACAGCAGATAATTATATAATTAATTACAAGCCAAAATCTCTTTTATGCACACCAATTGTTAATCAAGGAAAACTCATTGGCATCCTTTACTTAGAAAATAATTTAACCGTTGGTGCATTTACACCAGAGAGATTGGAAGTCTTACAACTTTTATCCTCTCAAGCTGCGATCGCAATTGAAAATGCCCGGCTTTATAATAATTTAGAAGAGTCTAATCGAACTTTAGAAGCAAAAGTACAGGAGCGAACCCTGGAGTTGCAAGAGAAAAATTTGCAACTCCAAAAAGAAATCCATGAACGCCAACAAGCGCAAGAAGTAGCCGCAGCTGCAAACCGTGCAAAAAGCGAATTTTTAGCTAATATGAGTCATGAACTCCGCACACCGCTTAATGGAATTTTGGGTTACGCTCAAATCTTTCAAAAAGACAAAAATTTAACAGAACAGCAAAAGAATGGTGTTAACATCATTCATCAGTGTGGTGAACACTTACTGACACTCATTAATGATATTTTAGATATCTCTAAAATTGAAGCTCGGAAAATGGAGCTTGAAGCAAAAGAATTTAACTTTACAGAATTTCTTCAGAGTATTGGGGAAATTTGCCAAATCCGTGCCGAACAAAAGGGAGTTAACTTAATTTATCAACAAGTTTCTACCTTACCTACAATAATTCGAGCTGATGAAAAACGATTACGTCAAGTTTTAATTAATTTAATAAGTAATGCAGTTAAGTTTACAGAAAAAGGTAGTATAACTTTCAAAGTAGGCTATCAGCAGGAAAAGCTTCGGTTTGAAGTGGAAGATACAGGAATTGGAATTGCAACAGATAAATTAGAAGAAATCTTTTTACCTTTTAAGCAAGTAGGTGAGAATAGTCAAAAAACTGAAGGTACAGGATTAGGATTGGCAATTAGCCGTCAATTAGTTGCAATGATGGGTGGGGAATTAAAGGTAAAGAGTACTTTAGGTAAAGGCAGCATTTTTTGGCTAGATTTAGATTTACCTGAGATTTCCCAACCAAATTATGTTCCAAATGCCAATGAGTTTAATATTATCAGTTTTGTTGGTTCTAAACGAAAAGTTTTAGTAGCGGACGATAAATGGGCAAATCGTTCTATTTTAGTCATTATATTAAAAACTTTAGGCTTTGAAGTTTTAGAAGCAACAGACGGCTTAGACGCTCTTAACAAAGCGCAAGAATTTCAGCCAGATGTAATTTTGATGGACTTGGTGATGAGTGTCATGGACGGCTTTGAAGCTACCCGTCGCTTGAGGAAGTTACCAGATTTTAAGGAAGTGGTAGTGATTGCTATCTCGGCTAGCGTTTTTGATTTTGATAAACAGCAAAGTCGAGAAGTTGGTTGTGATGATTTTATTGCCAAGCCTGTTCAGGTTGCGGAGCTTTTAGAAAAATTACGGCTTCATTTGGGAATAGAATGGGTTTATGAGGAGCAGAGTCATCAAGAACAAGTAGAAATGCCAAATATTACGCTCCTACAAACTCAAGGAGAAGTAAAAGCAGCGACTTCTGGCGATGTGAATTTCGGTAACTTACTTGTAGCTCCACCACCCGAAGAACTTAAAATTTTATTAGATTTAGCAATGAGAGGCGACCTAAGAGGTATTGCCCAAAGAGCTGTAGAATTAGCAGAATTAGATGGACAATTAGTTCCCTTTGCCACCCATTTACGTCTCCTTGCTAAAAGTTTTAAAGGGAAACAGATATTAGAGTTTCTCAAAAATTATTAA
- a CDS encoding response regulator, with product MNINFNNKGVILIVDDTPSNLEVLFDFLADAGFTVLVAEDGESAIARAEYAPPDMILLDILMPGMDGFETCQRLKVNEITKDIPVIFMTALAETVEKVKGLNLGAVDYITKPLQHEEVLARIELHLRLSKLTKILQEQNSRLEVEICERKLKEQKIREQAALLDITTDAIFVEDLNRKIRFWNQGAENLYGWKSIEAINKSVNQLLYSKQTLSQIQKIHESLIESGSWQGELHQLTKQGKEIVVASRWTLMRDKNEQPQSILTVNTDITEKKQLERQFLRAQRLESIGTLAGGIAHDLNNILTPILTSAQLLQLKLPNTDERSQQMFKTIEINAKRGAALVKQVLHFARGVEGKRMIVQVNHLFSEIEQIVKETFPKSIEFSVNIKPDLWAVIGDATQLHQLLMNLVVNARDAMPNGGHLSISAENMLIDEHYASMNIEASVGSYIVITVADTGIGMEPEIVDRIFEPFFTTKDVGKGTGLGLSTARGIIKSHGGFVNVSSKVGRGTEFKVFLSAVEATTTPLAEDFELFKGNGELVLVVDDEAKILETTKLTLETYNYQVLTARDGIEAIALYAKHQNEINLVLMDMMMPSMDGATTIRALQKINSLVKIIAVSGLVANDQLVKTAGIKTFIAKPYTTKELLQTLHTILYQASRKSKSANNSSL from the coding sequence ATGAATATTAATTTTAATAACAAAGGTGTCATCTTAATTGTTGATGACACTCCCAGCAATTTAGAAGTGCTGTTCGATTTTTTAGCAGATGCTGGATTTACAGTGTTGGTGGCTGAAGATGGTGAAAGTGCGATCGCTAGAGCTGAATATGCCCCACCAGACATGATTTTGTTAGATATACTCATGCCTGGAATGGATGGGTTTGAAACTTGCCAGCGTTTAAAAGTTAATGAAATCACAAAAGATATCCCCGTCATTTTTATGACGGCACTTGCTGAAACAGTCGAAAAAGTTAAAGGGTTAAATCTTGGTGCAGTAGATTACATTACCAAACCGCTTCAACACGAAGAAGTTTTAGCTCGTATCGAACTTCATCTGAGGCTTAGCAAATTAACCAAGATACTCCAAGAGCAAAATTCGCGTTTGGAAGTGGAAATTTGTGAGCGCAAACTTAAAGAGCAAAAAATCCGCGAACAAGCTGCTTTATTAGATATCACTACTGATGCAATTTTTGTTGAAGATTTAAATAGAAAAATCCGTTTTTGGAACCAAGGTGCTGAAAATCTATATGGATGGAAATCGATAGAAGCGATTAATAAAAGTGTTAATCAGCTTCTTTATAGTAAACAAACTCTATCTCAAATCCAAAAAATTCACGAAAGTTTAATTGAGTCTGGCTCATGGCAAGGTGAATTACATCAACTTACCAAACAAGGCAAAGAGATTGTTGTTGCCAGCCGCTGGACTCTGATGCGCGATAAAAATGAGCAACCCCAATCAATTCTGACTGTTAACACCGACATTACAGAGAAAAAACAACTTGAAAGGCAATTTCTCCGCGCTCAACGGCTTGAAAGCATTGGCACACTTGCTGGCGGTATTGCACACGACTTGAACAATATACTTACTCCAATTTTGACATCAGCGCAACTATTGCAATTAAAACTTCCCAATACTGATGAGCGGAGTCAACAAATGTTTAAGACCATAGAAATTAATGCTAAACGTGGGGCTGCTTTAGTTAAACAAGTGTTGCACTTTGCGCGGGGAGTTGAAGGCAAGCGCATGATTGTCCAAGTTAATCACCTATTTTCAGAAATTGAGCAAATTGTTAAGGAGACTTTTCCCAAATCGATTGAATTTTCTGTAAATATTAAGCCAGACCTCTGGGCTGTGATTGGAGATGCTACTCAACTGCATCAGTTGCTGATGAACTTAGTAGTTAATGCTCGTGATGCTATGCCAAACGGCGGTCATTTAAGTATCTCTGCTGAGAATATGTTGATTGATGAACACTATGCTTCAATGAATATTGAGGCTTCTGTCGGTTCTTATATTGTGATTACTGTTGCAGATACAGGCATTGGTATGGAACCGGAAATAGTCGATAGAATATTTGAGCCGTTTTTTACTACCAAAGATGTTGGCAAAGGTACAGGTTTAGGTCTTTCAACCGCGAGGGGTATTATTAAAAGCCACGGTGGTTTTGTGAACGTCTCTAGTAAGGTCGGAAGAGGAACTGAATTTAAAGTATTCTTGTCAGCAGTTGAGGCAACAACAACACCGTTAGCAGAAGACTTTGAACTGTTTAAAGGAAATGGAGAATTGGTTTTAGTTGTAGATGACGAAGCCAAAATTCTTGAGACTACGAAACTTACGTTAGAAACGTACAATTATCAGGTGCTTACAGCCAGGGATGGAATTGAAGCGATCGCATTATACGCGAAACACCAAAATGAAATCAATCTGGTATTGATGGATATGATGATGCCGTCAATGGATGGTGCAACTACTATTCGCGCCTTGCAAAAAATTAATTCGCTTGTCAAGATTATTGCTGTCAGCGGTCTAGTAGCCAACGACCAACTAGTAAAGACTGCTGGAATCAAAACATTTATAGCTAAACCATACACAACTAAGGAATTATTGCAAACTTTGCATACTATTCTTTACCAAGCATCAAGAAAATCAAAAAGTGCAAATAATTCGAGCCTTTGA
- a CDS encoding glycosyltransferase family 39 protein, with translation MQIAQKWLAQKTNQLVLFLLVGGLLFRAFIAFWLYPTFDEAYYYVYSLHLDWSYFDHPVMVALTTGFGPWLTGVVSQFTIRLGALILYTGSLLLLYLTSLRIFSAQAASLTLAIATISPIFLVGFGLLSLPDSPLMFFWSASLYFAADEFLQQPATQKRSLLKDESCSTNLYIPSYRLAILGTLVGLACLSKYHGFILALGLVGFCLTSPPHRSVLRSPWAWLSLGLFLITIFPILFWNIQHDWVSFLFQSERAVPRGGYSLLNVVLVCLVGVLYLFPTIGFPLWWVSLQPALAQIIQIFSPKSRTSRKNLEANQLLILWVSLPLTIGFTLIGGYRQILPAWSMPGFWGITLLLGQQAIIWQKQSRRRVRRWLLGSGIVVSSILLIALLQVTAGIVQKPSQYALMGGLLSPKDDPSTELIDIEQLRRGFAESPILSAALEKSSFIFTNRYYLGGPIAMSLKPISHIPITCFDIGMDLRGFAFWSKPEQWLGKDALYITTASFIHRQDLMASYRTYFNSVNEIEQLPIRRGGVVTNVIYVYQAKTLLKPYPRSYGI, from the coding sequence ATGCAAATAGCTCAGAAATGGTTAGCGCAAAAAACTAATCAGTTAGTACTTTTTCTGCTGGTTGGGGGACTGCTGTTTCGAGCTTTTATCGCTTTCTGGCTTTACCCTACTTTTGATGAAGCTTACTACTATGTTTACAGCTTGCATTTGGACTGGAGCTATTTTGATCACCCGGTTATGGTGGCGCTGACAACCGGTTTTGGCCCGTGGCTGACTGGAGTTGTATCGCAATTCACGATTCGTTTGGGAGCGCTAATTTTGTACACTGGCAGTTTGCTGCTGTTGTATCTAACTAGCTTAAGAATTTTCTCTGCCCAAGCTGCTAGTTTAACTTTAGCGATCGCTACTATAAGTCCAATTTTTTTAGTTGGCTTTGGCCTCCTCAGTCTACCTGACAGTCCTTTAATGTTTTTTTGGTCAGCTAGTTTGTATTTTGCAGCTGATGAATTTTTGCAGCAGCCTGCAACTCAAAAGCGTAGCTTGTTGAAAGATGAGTCTTGCTCAACTAATTTATACATACCCAGCTATCGTTTAGCAATCCTTGGTACTCTAGTCGGATTAGCCTGCCTCAGCAAATATCACGGTTTTATTTTAGCCTTGGGGCTAGTTGGTTTTTGTTTAACCAGTCCACCTCATCGCTCCGTTCTCCGCTCGCCTTGGGCATGGTTAAGCTTAGGCTTGTTTCTGATTACCATCTTCCCTATTTTATTTTGGAATATACAGCACGATTGGGTATCTTTTCTATTCCAATCAGAGCGAGCAGTACCTCGCGGTGGCTATAGTCTATTAAATGTAGTCCTCGTCTGTTTAGTTGGAGTACTTTATCTATTTCCAACCATTGGATTCCCACTTTGGTGGGTGAGTTTACAACCAGCGCTGGCTCAAATAATTCAAATTTTTTCTCCGAAATCACGAACCTCTCGAAAAAATTTAGAGGCGAATCAGCTATTGATTTTATGGGTTTCCCTGCCCTTAACTATAGGATTTACTCTTATAGGAGGATATCGGCAAATTTTACCAGCTTGGTCAATGCCAGGATTTTGGGGAATTACTTTACTATTAGGACAACAGGCAATAATTTGGCAGAAGCAATCCCGGCGTAGGGTGCGTCGATGGCTTTTGGGTTCGGGAATTGTAGTTAGTAGTATTTTGCTAATTGCTTTGCTGCAAGTGACAGCAGGAATAGTGCAAAAGCCAAGCCAATACGCCTTAATGGGAGGTTTATTATCTCCCAAAGATGACCCTTCCACTGAACTAATTGATATTGAGCAATTGCGGCGTGGTTTTGCTGAATCTCCTATCCTTAGCGCAGCTTTAGAAAAATCTAGCTTTATATTTACTAATCGCTATTATCTAGGCGGGCCGATCGCCATGTCCCTAAAACCAATATCTCACATACCGATTACTTGCTTTGACATTGGTATGGATCTGCGTGGCTTTGCTTTTTGGTCAAAGCCCGAACAATGGCTGGGAAAAGATGCTTTATACATTACTACCGCCTCTTTTATACATAGACAAGACTTGATGGCTAGCTATCGAACTTACTTTAATAGCGTCAATGAAATTGAACAGTTACCAATTCGACGAGGCGGAGTAGTTACTAACGTCATTTATGTTTATCAAGCTAAAACACTCCTCAAGCCCTATCCTCGCTCTTACGGGATATAA
- a CDS encoding methyltransferase domain-containing protein encodes MKFQANFALIGLSLSLLKVLTCLLLVFTPAPWVLANETTKTPVGNSTTIQTVLASSDRSQQNRARDKYRHPAETLEFFGLRPDMTVVELWPGSGWYTEILAPFLAQKGQLIVTNFDPQKSNPAKAFLERLTARPQVFGKVKIVQINPPNELTLAPDNSVDMVLTFRNIHNWVSAGYDNKVYAAVYKALKPGGILGIEEHRAKPGISLQESAKTGYVSEDRVIAALEKIGFKLVGKSEINANPKDTKDYVGGVWSLPPSLSHGEKDKERYLAIGESDVCDGLRLRMTLKFVKPSNKFSTGR; translated from the coding sequence ATGAAATTTCAAGCAAACTTTGCTTTGATAGGGCTTTCTCTCAGCTTGCTTAAGGTATTAACTTGTCTGTTGCTTGTGTTCACGCCTGCCCCTTGGGTTTTAGCTAACGAGACTACGAAAACTCCAGTTGGCAACAGCACAACAATTCAAACTGTGCTAGCTAGTAGCGATCGCTCCCAACAGAATCGCGCCAGAGACAAGTACCGCCATCCAGCCGAAACTCTCGAATTCTTTGGACTGCGCCCAGACATGACTGTGGTTGAACTCTGGCCGGGAAGTGGCTGGTACACCGAGATTTTAGCGCCCTTTCTTGCCCAAAAGGGACAGTTGATTGTTACTAACTTTGACCCCCAAAAAAGCAACCCAGCGAAAGCTTTTCTAGAAAGATTAACAGCTCGTCCTCAAGTCTTTGGCAAAGTCAAAATAGTTCAAATTAATCCACCAAATGAACTCACTCTGGCTCCAGACAACTCTGTAGATATGGTTCTGACCTTCCGCAACATTCATAACTGGGTCAGCGCTGGCTATGACAATAAAGTTTATGCTGCTGTTTACAAAGCCCTGAAACCAGGGGGAATCTTAGGGATAGAAGAGCATCGCGCTAAACCCGGCATCTCTTTGCAAGAAAGTGCTAAGACAGGCTATGTGTCTGAAGATAGGGTAATTGCTGCTTTGGAAAAGATTGGGTTTAAGCTTGTGGGCAAGTCGGAGATTAACGCTAACCCCAAAGATACTAAAGACTATGTAGGTGGTGTTTGGTCACTGCCGCCAAGTTTAAGTCATGGTGAAAAGGATAAAGAGCGTTACCTTGCCATTGGTGAGAGCGATGTCTGCGACGGGCTACGCCTACGCATGACTCTAAAGTTTGTCAAGCCGAGTAACAAATTTTCCACAGGAAGATAG